The Poecilia reticulata strain Guanapo linkage group LG13, Guppy_female_1.0+MT, whole genome shotgun sequence genome has a segment encoding these proteins:
- the smtnl gene encoding smoothelin, like: MEAQTLAQMDDLCHHRSPSPEGETVCSALTRYENTLQDAIREIHAEVNNFKLDIERRCDETANLSGPLGQAVLQLQQENRQLRIQLEALTRQVELLNGLTCERNIPTNNHSHNHKNELHDIQENHQDVKEVIYGRGQASTQNFTLENQMQPYSSPSSLSSTRANLTSSPTSSSSPPAGSRGSSMMMSPGTSSSPSITRFSSRATFAVSSKTNSIEREEPIEVDPLPAHAGQENGHANASEHSVLVQGKVSPPVDGPLEHAAPVTLRMPHLPITATTKTAEIKASTNSPSSPVGSMSFPSSEASPSVSRPQPAESSALQPAPIAKTWTPTPVRTLGSPHHQDKTNSAPSKSVTYSGLQHNDRDEDKNNNCSQVGERRRELVRSQTLPRSIGAQARRSIFERLDSEVSHSRPKPAGLKRSQSFGVSTASSIKQILLEWCRSKTIGYQNIDIQNFSSSWSDGMAFCALVHSFFPTEFDYNALSPVNRKHNFELAFGTAETKAGCDRLIEVEDMMIMGRKPDPMCVFTYVQSLYNHLRKFE, from the exons ATGGAGGCTCAAACCCTGGCTCAGATGGATGACTTATGTCACCACCGTTCTCCCTCTCCAGAGGGGGAAACCGTGTGTTCAGCTCTAACTCGTTACGAGAATACCTTGCAGGATGCGATCAGAGAGATCCATGCAGAGGTCAACAACTTTAAGCTCGATATAGAGAGGCGTTGTGACGAGACTGCCAACCTGAGCGGTCCGCTTGGACAGGCCGTGCTTCAGCTCCAGCAGGAGAACCGTCAGCTCAGGATCCAGCTGGAAGCTCTCACAAGGCAAGTGGAGCTCCTGAACGGCCTCACGTGTGAGCGGAACATACCGACCAACAACCACAGTCACAATCACAAGAACGAGCTGCACGACATACAGGAGAACCATCAGGATGTGAAGGAGGTGATCTACGGAAGAGGCCAAGCCAGCACCCAGAACTTCACTTTGGAAAACCAAATGCAGCCCTACAGCAGTCCGTCAAGCCTTTCATCGACCCGTGCCAACCTCACCTCCTCCCCCACAAGCTCCAGCAGTCCTCCTGCTGGCTCCAGAGGCTCCTCCATGATGATGAGCCCAGGGACGAGCAGCAGCCCCTCCATCACACGCTTCTCCAGCCGAgctacctttgctgtttccaGCAAGACCAAT AGCATCGAGCGGGAAGAGCCAATAGAAGTCGACCCGTTGCCTGCACACGCTGGACAGGAGAATGGACATGCTAACGCATCAG AGCATTCGGTGTTGGTGCAGGGAAAGGTCTCCCCGCCCGTAGACGGCCCTCTTGAACACGCGGCGCCCGTCACGTTGCGGATGCCCCACCTTCCCATCACAGCCACAACCAAGACAGCTGAAATCAAGGCTTCCACCAATTCTCCCAGCAGCCCTGTCGGTTCCATGTCCTTCCCGTCCTCCGAGGCTTCACCCAGCGTCTCTCGTCCACAGCCGGCAGAGAGTTCTGCTCTTCAACCAG CACCGATTGCCAAGACGTGGACCCCCACACCTGTCCGAACTCTAGGATCTCCACATCACCAGG ACAAGACAAACTCGGCTCCTTCTAAGTCTGTGACCTACTCCGGGCTGCAGCACAATGACAG AGacgaagacaaaaacaacaactgcagTCAGGTAGGAGAGAGGAGGCGGGAGCTGGTGAGATCACAGACTCTCCCCCGTAGCATCGGCGCTCAGGCTCGGAGATCTATATTTGAGAGATTAGACTCTGAAGTCAGTCACAG TCGTCCTAAACCAGCGGGGCTCAAGCGCTCTCAGAGTTTTGGTGTGTCGACCGCCAGCAGCATCAAGCAGATTCTCCTTGAATGGTGTCGTTCCAAGACCATAGGATACCAG AATATCGACATCCAGAACTTCTCGTCCAGTTGGAGCGATGGAATGGCTTTCTGCGCCCTCGTCCACTCCTTCTTTCCCACCGAGTTCGACTACAACGCTTTATCACCGGTCAATCGCAAACACAACTTTGAGCTGGCCTTTGGAACCGCAGA AACCAAGGCGGGCTGTGACCGGCTGATAGAGGTGGAGGACATGATGATCATGGGTCGCAAGCCAGACCCCATGTGTGTCTTCACTTACGTCCAGTCGCTCTACAACCACCTGCGCAAGTTCGAGTGA